The genomic window CTGTTCCCATCCAAGGATTACTGGAAAAGTCAGGGTAGCTTGGCTGTCCTGTGGTGACACCAGAAGGTTGTAATTTGTAATAAAAAGTTTTAGTCTAATGTAAGTGTGCTGGAAGAACTATGACATTTGAATTGGGAACATTGTTTGGAATATTTTGTATTGCAAATATTGTTTTGTAAAAGGAAATATTGTTTCCCCAGTTACTGAAtatacctttttttcccaaatgcctcttttttcccccaaaataaacTGGCTATACCCTCACTGAAGGATTCTTACAAAGAATTTAAATGATATAATCTAAAATTCCCAGAACCAACCTTATTTAGAgaatatttacatttatataAGCTTCAAAGAGACTCCTGGAATCTACAGTAAAACAGGCAAGAGAGGCACATGCTCGCGAGCACCATATtccacacagaatcacagaatgattaaggttggaaaagacctttaggaCCATCAGGCTAATAATACCATCAAGGGGATACTCACATCATGTTTTTGGAGGCATCAGCCACTGACACAGTGCTGTCATGACTGACCCAGGCCAGGCGGTTGCCGCTGGCGGAGAAGCTCACGCTGTGCACCCACCCTCCGCTGCCCGCGCCCCCGAACTCCGACATCAGCTGCCCAAAAGGCATCTTGGACCCCCAGGGTGTGCTGGCTGGCTTTTCATCCACTTCCTTAATGTAAGCAGAGAACACCCTGCAAATAAAAAGATTCTGGCATGAACAAAGCTCCTGGGAGCATGGGATGCATTTCATGTTGGAAGCAGAGAGATGCGTCCTGATTCTCCCAAAATGAAGTATTTTGGTGTCTTTAAACAAGCCTGGAAGCAGCAGTGCACAGAGAGAAAGCAGCAGTACAAAGGGTGTAAAGCACACAGGTTTCTCATAAATGCTGTCCTTGTagtcctctccctttttttccagaagatgGCACAAAAATACACGTTGTCAGTGCATTTTTCCCCGTGCCAAGATTTCCCTTTCATCTTTTTGTGGTGCTAACAGCTCTCCGGAGTCAATCCTTCAGTTAGAGAAAACCCAGGAATGGCACTGTATAATTAGAAGCTAATACAAACACCTACAAAATTACCCACTTTTTAAGAACATTCCCATTTTAGCAGGatttcaaagaaagaaatgtgATGTTCTAATGCCAGCAAAGGGGCTCTGAGCCACCTTCTTCCGGCTCATTTTTGCAAAAATGCCGTGAAAACCTGAAATACTGCAGTGTTTTtataggtttgtttttttttttttcccagtactACAATTTTCAAGATATGTTTAAACAGAAAGCCTCCCCCTTTCATCAAATTCCTTCTGCATGATTCAGACATGCCACAATATGGTGTTCTTGACTGTTACCATGGAATTTAATGGGACGTCACAACCATAGGATTTGAGTCCATTGAACAGGAGGAGCAAGGCAGCTACACCATGCTActaccagagaaaaaaaatcagtataaaTGAAAAACTATGATCAAATATTCATGGTTGCAGTCACACACAAACAGGAATTATTTTATAGTGAGTTTAAGGAAATGTAGCTCCCCTCTCCTTGTTTTTTATATCTTTTGTATGTGTGGGGTAAGCACTTCCAAAGTGCTTATTTCAATAAAGCTGCTCATTTGCAATGAGAAGGGTTTAACTGCAGCTATATTAGGTACAGATTTTCAGGGAATTAAGTATGGAAATATATTTGGCTTTATCAGTTTAAATATAGTCTAatgaaaacctttaaaaaactGAATTTTATAGAGCCACCTAAAAGGATGGTTCTCTTAATGTATGGAAATAGGACAAGATGTTTAAAGCAACAGCCTTTGACACAAAGCAGGAAAATCATACCTAAGTAGGGAAGACCTTGAATTTAActgttagtttaaaaaaaatacaagaagtCTTTTCTCTTATTAGTCTCCCTgtcttttaaaaccaaaatcacCTCAGCTTGAAGGCCCCAGCCTTCAAAGAACTTTGGGAAATTACTTTCATTCCCACAGCTAGAACGTGAAATCATACTTATGTGGTGTTCATAGCTatagatacatatatatttcAGATAAATGTAAGGGGAGCTCATTTATCTTGGCCAACCACCAAAAAACACCCAGCAATTTGCAGCCTCTTGCCCtccattctttccccaaaatGTTTCCCACTTAGCTGCTTATtacatggcagcagctctggcagatCCATTTCCTAATTTCCATCAAAACAGGTGCCCACTTCAggtatctttattttttttaatatggaacAGAAGGGAGAACTGGAATTCTAGATATCTGTACTCATCATTCACAAAAAAGAATAGTTTTTCATGGTTTTGGGGAAGAGAAAGAATcctagaatcccagaatggtttgggttggacacacacacatatttcaGGTGACCTAATGTCAAAGTCCTGAGGTCCTCTATGaacccaaattaaaaaaattccacatGTGAAAAGTGGCTGCTTCTGTAAGGAGAAAAGTAGCTGCTTCTGTTTCACATCACCTTTTTTGTGAAAGGAAGTGAATACATACAGTTTATGTAATTAAAACTGGAAATAAGGCAGGAAAGGGGAGACAACtctcccctccttcccaggTTCCATTTAACATCTTTCCTTACATGAAAAGGTATCAAAGGATGGGGTTTAAATGCAAGGCTTTCATTCTGAAATAAGGACTGTAATAGTCAGTCCCACCTCCCCCTCCAACTCCTCCTTAGTCATTTTTAGTACACACTTTGAAGCTTAAAAATTGCCCTATTACATAAAGAATTTAAGAAAAGAAGCTTTCATTATCATTCAAGGTACAAGTGATTAAGTCAATGTGGATTCAAGTCAGGCCCTGCAGACTCCCCATGCAGACTCCCCTGCAGTGACCCCAATCACTCAGCACAGAGCAGTTTGCAGGGCCCATCCCTCATGCTGAATTAGTTTCAAAGTCTGCCCCATCCATCTCTCACACCAGTCTGCttttaacagctttttttttttttaatgatcttcaaaaattctcttttattgTGTTGAGTTGCAGTGCATCAATTTCTTGACTCTGCTCCCCACAAGGGTGTGAGAGCTTTAGGGCCAGCACAGGCAAAGGAGAGGATACAAGGAAGTTAGGGAACAAAAAGATGGGGTAACACCTTTGGAAATGGCCAGATACTCTGAATTTTGGGACTGCACCATTAGGATATTGCTTTTCAACCTCTAACTGGCAGTATTGGTGTTCCACAAGATGACACCTGCTAATCCAACTCCAGCCTAATGACCAGCTCTCAGCCTCAGTACACCAATGCTGTGTAATGCTGGGAAGGAACCCACCAATTCCCTAAATTAAGGTGTGAATTCAGCAGCAGATCCATGTTGGCAGTCCAAAGTCAGGACACAGCAGCATCAAAGCCAACATTCTTGAGCTAGACATCTTTCTTTGGTACCAGCACAATGAGCCATCTTTTATTCTAACAGCAAGTGCAAATGGCTGACCAACATGCTCAAGCTACTGATTTGATCCAGTAACCCAAACTGTAGACAGATATTTTAGTTTCTCTCACCTGCACTTGAAGTCACAGGatcctgcagccagcaggacaTTGTTGGGGTGCCAGTCCAGGCTGAGGACAGTGGAACGAATGGGCTTCTTAATGTGTTTGCTCACCCacctaaaataaaaacaaaccaaagaaagatTTAAAAGTTTATATGGACATATTTTACCTGATTCCCAGAAATCCATGAAGCACTCCTTAAAAAGACCTCTCCTTGTCAACGACTAAACACATCAGTTTTCGAAAAACTTCATGTCCAAATGTTTCATGTTCTCTTGTGCAACCTGTGAACTTTATGGTTAGCTCAATTAAACTCTGAAATACTATGAACAAACTCATTAAATATGTATCTCCTCAGCTAAGTCCTATTCCTCTTCAAACTAATTTTTACAATGCACCAGATGGAACTCCTTGATGTGAATTTTGCACAGGAATTGCCAGgtctctttcccccagtgaacACAAGGTCAGCTGTGACTGTGACACTGAGCTAAGCAGCACTATTTTAATGGATCACCAAGTacaagtccttctccagctccttccaaCAAGTTTTACAGTCACATCTCTTGCCTATTGACTTTTCTACTGTTAATAATACACTAACTATAAAACACAACAAGAAAATGGGGGGACTGCCAATGATCCAACCAGGGCATTCATCTCAATTATCTGCAGTGCAGTGCAAAGTGGTCCTGCTGCTGAATGCATCAATAGTGGCCTAAATATGTCTCAGCAGATTTAGTTTATCTGAACTATTTGCAAAATAGTAATGAAATCTATTATTCACTTGATGGCCTTTGGGATGAtgatttttctttgattttactTCCATCAGGCACAAGTTTTAAGgctcacatttttaaaattatctttcttTAGCATATGGAGTTTTGATTCTTTTGCAGACAAGTGAGGCAGAGAAAAATATTGATAAGTAAATATGCTCGAAAGCATAAAAGTCCAAAACaatctttaaaatgtattttgcagaTGGTGTCATTGTTTTTCATCTCCACATGGCAGACTGCACACAGGACACCTGTGGTTTTGTGCCTGTTTATGTAACCCAAAGTGAGAGATACTCCACACACTGATTTCACCTACAGATGATACAGCAAACGTAGCTCCAACATGTGCAGCTACAAAGGGAGAAGATCAGAAGCATTCAGATGCCAAAACGAGAAAAATCTTAATGGTGGAAATATTTTGTGATATTCCCGTGTGAAATCTATAAACTGTGATAAAAATACATAACAAAACACAGAACAGGTCAATGGCAAGCTCAGACATCTTCTAACAGACCACCCTGACTCAAGCCTCTAATGGCAAGAAATGGCCCAAAATAATAGATATGGAAGAAAGACTCGAGTGAAGATTTCTTCATTCATTCTGGCACGAGGTGGGGGAAGGAAACATTTATCTTTTTTCAAACATACAGTTGTAGTAAAGAAATCTTTACTCTGCAGAAATTCTTGCACTTTTAGAAGAGCAACATATGTTTATGGCAGTCAGGCAGAACACATCCACGCCAACTTGAACTGCCTGAAAATAGGCAAAATCAAAGGCCTTTAGGTGCTACACCAGAGTGAAGAAGAGAGGGAACCTTTTTCCCAAAACATTAAAGTCCACAAAAGAACTGATGAGGCCATCCCTCTACATTCCTTTAATATTTTGGGAATTAGCAAAACAGTAACCCAGTTACCAGCTCAGCTGGCAACACCAGGCTCAGCTTTCCCGTGCAGACCATAAAGATATAAAAACAGCTCACCAGTCATTTTCAGACTCAAAGTAGCACACAGATATGAGTCGAGCTCCACTTCCCACTGCAAATTTGTTCTCCAAGGGAGACCACTTGACAAAGGTGGCGGCACGGTTGATCCTCAGGATGACGAGGGTGGGTTTCCACACGCCGTCCTTCTGGCTCCACACGTAGGCGTTGCGGTCGGCGCCACACGTCACAATGCGGTCGCTTTTGGGAGCCCAGTCAATACCTGCAAGTGCAGAGTTCACAGCAATTACCTTTCCCCTCATGTTGTTTGCTTTACATTAAGGCAAAACAGAGATCACCTCACAGCCTTCTgtcacagaagcacagaatggtttggggtggaaaggagcttaaagatcatccagctcCAACTCTGTGCCAACTCCTgttcactatcccaggttgctccaagccctgtccaaccaggccttgaacactttcagggatggggcagccacagcttctctgggcaacctgtgccagggcctcaatACCCTCACAGGGAATAGTTTTTCCATATATGTAACCTAAATTTTCCCTCTTTCAGTCTGAAGCCATTCTTCCCTGTTCCTGATGAACTGATCACTGAGACAGTTATTACTGTTATGTTATTCCCCTTCATCTCTTATTCTCCAGGAGCCATTTCAAGCTGTTAGGAATACCTGTTTCTCCCTTTAGCTTTCATCAAAACTGCAGATGCCAAATTCCCGGATCCCAGGGATTTGCTGCATGAGGCAGCTCCGTGGGCTGGCCAACAGGTGGAGCTCTGCAGACTGGCCAAGGCCCGTCCACCAGCACCCTCCAAACCTCTTGACTTCAGCAAGATCCCTCTCAACAGCTGAAACCCAGCAATTTTAAAACTGCACAACATCTAGCAACGTTGTGTGCTTGCTGCCAGACTGCAGCCACGATCTAAAGTTTAGACaacaggggttttttggttAGATGTTATCAATCTTTATGTACCAACACAATCCTTACATTTTTTCCGTGCCTATTTAACCCGTGCCATGAGAAAGGtttaccaaaagaaaaaaaaaacccaagttcAAAGAATAAAATCAAATCTTTGATAAGGCTGccattgcttttttcccctcctaggCAACGAAGGATGCCTTTGACAATTGGAAAGTCTTATGGGAacattatttttcatcttttctctAGCATCCTTCGAGACGCAGATTGCAATCCTCAACTCTCCTGCCACCAATTATATGTCAGTGGTTTTCCATTACTACATTCGGTATTAAAAACATCTCTTAAGCTCACAAACTGAAAATGGGATAAAAGCTATGGAAAGAATGTGTACTAATGTTATATTGTTCATATAGTGTTACCTCAAAACAGGTTTATGCTTAAAAAGTGCAGAGCTTAGTAGTCTGAAACCACAGTTACAGAAGTTCTAGCACTGCCTTTGAAAGAGGGACCATCCtgcctctttccttctcttgttCACCCATCTCCTCCCACCTGTTCTGATCTATTCCAAGTTTAGATTTTTAGCTTAGCAGAAAACTAAGCCAAGAGAGAGAATAAAGCTCTTCCTGTGAGTGAGCAGAGGCAGCTCACCACAAACCTGAGTCAAGAGAAGGACCTTGTCCCCTGCTATCAGGGGCTGGAGTGGCAGCAGCTGACTCACTCCTGTCAGGAGTTACCAGCAGTTTGATCAGTGGATCTCCTGTGTGTAACCATAGCTTAACTCCACTCTTTACAACCACCACAGTGTTTTGTACACCAAAGGTACATACCGTGCAGGAAAGCAGAGAGAGAGCTCTTTTCCCAAGTCACGAATATTTGGCTTCTAATACTAACAGGTACAAgtaaaatgcaaagaaatgtCTTTGAGGGACACACTTCCTTTGTAAATGCAGCCTAAGCGACTCTTCAcaaaggagcagggacagctgtgCCCTTGGACAGCAAAAATTGTTGCTGCAAAATGCTGTTGGGCAGATACTTCTGCCCATTAGTgagctgagaacagaatttgctGCTTTGGGCAAGTGCTTGTATtaattgttttcatttccttaAAGAATAAAGcccttttaaaaatatcaccatgataaaaaaacccccagtaaTATAAAAGACTGCCACAGGAtaatcacatttttaaaaataacacctTGTTATTTTACATAACTCATCATGGCAGctcttctttattttcattgtgGATATACAGATACTCTGGGCCTGCAATAAATGTGCTCACTGGGTCTAAGCCCAGGACTGGCCACTTCAATGTTTATACAGTCCCTAAAAAAGGGTATTTATTGTTGtaggaaaccacaaagcaatGCTGCAGTCGTATACTTGACGAAATTTTAGTACTGGCACTTGAAAGGGAGCAGCATGCATCACTGTGACACAACCAGATTACTTCAGCAGACTGAAAATGTGTTCTCATTATGTCATTATAGGTGAAAAATAAGCCATAGATAAGAAAAAATGGCTCAGTAACTCCACTGAAATGTCTGGAAATGAGATAGGGCTTTTCTTTCTAACATTCACTGCATGCAGTTCAGAAAACTGCTGCAAGGCTCTCTCTAAGTGGGAATGCCAACCTATAAAAAGATCTATTTACTCAATGCTTGCAGATTTCCTGTTCAGAATCTCAACTGGGGAAAACAGGGGAGGTTGGAAAACTTCATGTCTGGCTCAGCACAATCTCACCTGTAATGTGTCCATTGTGTTCCTTCAGCTCGTGAGCCTTCACCCACTGGTTCCCACTCTTCTTGTAGATGTGCACTTCATGGTTATTAGGGCTAATGGCAATCTCTTGAAAGAAGAAATACAACAATCCAATTGTACAGAAGGTTTTTTAATACCAAATGCTATATTTGGAAAGACTTTCCACATCTAAAAACCTCTATTCGCAAATTTGAGAGCATGACATGggctttgttaaaaaaagggacaaaatccctggaaaatctCCAATAATTATGgacatagaatcatggaatggtttgggatggaagggaccttaaagattgtccagttccaaacccctgccatgggcagggacaccttccactatcccagcttgctccaagccctgtccagtgtggccttggacacttccagggatccaggggcagccacaacttctctgggcaacctgtgccagggcctcagcaccttcacagggaacaattccttcccaatatcccatctaaccctgccctctggcagtttgatATTGGTACACATACCACGGTCATGAGTACTCTGCACAGGAAGACAACACATTTGGAACACAACAATCCACAACACAGAAAACTTGGCCAAGAGGCAAAGCTTTGTGGAACAGCAGAAGACTCAATTACCTCCTATGACAGAGTTCCAGCAACAGGATTAGAAAAGCTCAGATTTGGAAGACATGTGCTTTTTGGATCGTAAGTGGAACATTTAATAGGTAGAACTATGTATCTGACCATACCTCCCCTGAATGTGACCCAGAACATCACAAGATCAAAAACTGTCAGCAGAAAGAGAAtagcaattgaaaaaaaaataaattaaaaatgaaaatgaaccTATTACTTACGAGTACGGTCTCTGTTCCAGGCATGGCAGGTGATTGGCTCCAGCAGGAACTGATGTAGAGACATTCCGAGTTAAAGAGATTCCTATGTTGTAAAAAGTGAAAAGGCTGAAAGATgtaaaattgaaaacaaaacgCTTCAAAATGAGAGAAGTAATAAAGTTAACCCTCAACATTTACCAAGCATCTTTCAGTGCAGTTTTACAATTTATTTACAGACCACAACTTAATAAATATGTTAGGGCTGCTCAAGAGCCGCCTGTGTCACACCCTCAGATATTTTCAGTAGGATGATGGATTTTCATTGTCCTGCTTACTTTAGCTGATTGCAACTGCCCTAAAAGCCAGATACACTTGCTTCTTTGTGTATCCTCACAGACAAGAGAGCAGGTCCTCAAGACAtctaataaatatattaattttactATGGaaatagaataatttaaaaaacaaatatctAGGACAAAGCTCAGTGAACTGATTCTAAATCCTGACTTGTATCCAGTACAACAAAATCTTTCAGTAGGCCAAACTGATGTGTAACTGTGATCTGCTGATATATTATTTGACAGAACCATTTATATGCATCCTAGGGAAAAATTATTAAGATTAGTAATTAACTAATTTGTAACTTCTTCAAATTAATTCTAGCGCTGAACTGTTTGATAGTCAGGGCTTTTGCCCCATGAGACTCAAACACTACAAGAACAAGCTGCATCACTGTAGTTTGTgagtattttgtttaaaaaaagctaaattcctacttttttcttttaacttatGGCTGTTAAAAGAGACAGTGCTGAACATCTCCAATTAAAGGCACATCCATCCACAGACAAAGCTGTTTACAATGTTTTTATTATATTATCTTCCATCCATTTATGCTGCCCTTGGTTAATACAGGACATCGAATAGTGTGTTTTTGAAATTAAAGGAGTTCAAACATTAAACTATTTTAGATATAGAAATATTaggtattaaaatattttaggtaTTAAAATGTTTTAGGTATTAAAATATGGTATTCTATGTCCTGTATTAACCAGGGCAGCATAAATGGATGGAAGATAATACCATAAGAACTCATGGTCACctgtaataataaaaatgtgCACAGTTCAATACATCCAACTTGGATTTGTcaattcctttaaaatatttcactaaTTTTCACAGCAATTTACCACTGCCTGATGGATCAAAGCATTTTTACCCCCACATATCCATCTTAAAAGAACTATCTCCGTGATGTCATTCCAAGACATCCACACCCATTATAGCCTGGAATTACAACATACCCAAGTATGGCCATGTTAGCAGAGGGTGGAGACTTCAGGACAAGGTAGGAATTTGGAAGCAAACAGGAAATGAATATCAAATCCAACAGAAACTCAGGAGTGAAAGAAGGATGAGTACGCTCTTAGCCTCAGGAACTACCATCACACCAACAGTTTTATAAATATCTTGAAAGTGCTGAATCTTGGAGCATAGGTGAGACAGTATTTCACCAATGCAAGTAACTGGAGagagtttttattttgtttatttttttgtttaaggaAATCAAGCACTGTTATTCTAAAAATAGGCGAATTACAGTTGCATTTCAAATGTACTTCAAATACAACTTTTAACAATATGAGCTTTAGGTCCAGCTCACAATTTTAACCAGCATGATTTTCATGGTTCTTATAATAACCACATACCAATCAAACAAAGTATTAAATACACACAGTCCTAggcaaaataattaattattttttgttaatgAGAAAATGTTGACATAATCTGGGTTACTTCTGCCCTTGGACATCCATCATTTGAGATTCCACATGTGAACATAAGCAAAACACAACTGCAAAGTGCTTTTTCCAGGATCTTGCTTTAGCTCATGCCAACATTCAGTAGCAGCACATTTCCATATACAGGAAAAGTTCAAGAGCTGTTCCACCAACAAGGAATGCTCAGCCTTTGCTACTCTCTccgaaataaaatgtaaaaatatccaGTCTCCTTTCCCCAAGGAATGCAGCTATTTTGAAACACTTCCTAATACAACTGTAGTATTTTATTCACAGATTGGCATTACATATAAAATACAGTCTCATCCTAACTCCTATTCAGGTATTTTTACTTAGCTGTTCCCAAAACCAACTCAAAGTTGTATGATCCATTCCTTCCCATTGATTGAGTTACTTGAGCTCCATAACTGGCTACAAGTGACCGTTTTCCATTTTGGTTTGGTTACAAACCTATAAAAC from Aphelocoma coerulescens isolate FSJ_1873_10779 chromosome 14, UR_Acoe_1.0, whole genome shotgun sequence includes these protein-coding regions:
- the ARPC1A gene encoding actin-related protein 2/3 complex subunit 1A; its protein translation is MSLHQFLLEPITCHAWNRDRTQIAISPNNHEVHIYKKSGNQWVKAHELKEHNGHITGIDWAPKSDRIVTCGADRNAYVWSQKDGVWKPTLVILRINRAATFVKWSPLENKFAVGSGARLISVCYFESENDWWVSKHIKKPIRSTVLSLDWHPNNVLLAAGSCDFKCRVFSAYIKEVDEKPASTPWGSKMPFGQLMSEFGGAGSGGWVHSVSFSASGNRLAWVSHDSTVSVADASKNMMVSQLKTEFLPLLSVSFVSENSVVAAGHDCCPMLFNCDDRGLLTFVSKLDIPKQSIQRNISAMERFRNMDKRATTEDRNTTLETLHQNSITQVSIYEIDKRDCRKFCTTGIDGAMTIWDFKTLESSIQGLRIM